Proteins encoded within one genomic window of Fibrobacter sp. UWB16:
- a CDS encoding MgtC/SapB family protein, whose product MMIEFNIFYKLAAALGIGFIIGMQRENSYSRNNSRHPAGLCSFSIVSLCGALSCYLGDLMGSIVPFVVGLVIVGLLLVASHIAYGLSNQNNGGPAGVTTSAALIMIYFLGALCWFNRLLEACILMIVLLWLLAVKRQLHDFAKKISTEDIIATVKFAVISLMILPFLPNHAYGPAGLEVLNPHTIWLFVVFICGIGFVGYVLIKLVGPGKGIWLTGLLGGLASSTALTLNLAGRSVDNEQYAADFTLGIVLSWSVMYARLYLICVFLMPSLALPLLAPLLVPVVPGLGYAAYLKLRESKDHRQKTTDFNNPFKLLPAIKFGLVFTVVMFIANAAHAYFGSGALMICSFLGGAAEMDAVAFSLIDMCRKATLEHHNLILALLFASLANTLTKGCMVYFLGAKSMRRPILPAVGLICGVSVVMIGIYSVV is encoded by the coding sequence ATGATGATTGAGTTCAATATCTTTTATAAGCTTGCGGCTGCGCTGGGTATCGGTTTTATTATCGGTATGCAGCGTGAAAACTCGTATTCCCGCAATAATTCTAGGCACCCCGCTGGGTTGTGCTCGTTTTCAATTGTAAGCCTTTGTGGCGCCTTGTCTTGCTACCTGGGCGACCTGATGGGCTCCATTGTTCCCTTTGTCGTTGGCCTTGTGATCGTTGGGCTTTTGCTTGTGGCAAGCCATATTGCGTACGGCCTTTCGAACCAGAATAATGGCGGGCCTGCGGGCGTCACGACTAGTGCGGCACTTATCATGATTTATTTCTTGGGGGCGCTTTGCTGGTTCAACCGGCTCTTGGAAGCGTGTATCCTCATGATTGTGCTTTTGTGGCTGTTGGCGGTCAAGCGGCAACTTCACGATTTTGCGAAAAAGATCTCGACCGAAGACATTATCGCGACAGTCAAGTTCGCGGTGATTTCTCTCATGATTTTGCCGTTCCTCCCAAACCATGCTTATGGCCCGGCGGGGCTTGAAGTCTTGAATCCGCATACGATTTGGCTTTTTGTCGTGTTCATTTGCGGCATCGGCTTTGTGGGCTATGTGCTCATCAAGCTTGTCGGTCCGGGTAAAGGCATTTGGCTCACGGGACTTTTGGGCGGGCTTGCGAGCAGTACCGCACTCACGCTGAACTTGGCGGGCCGTAGCGTTGATAACGAACAGTATGCGGCGGACTTTACGCTAGGCATTGTGCTTAGCTGGTCGGTGATGTATGCGCGACTCTATCTCATTTGCGTATTCCTGATGCCGTCACTTGCGCTCCCGTTGTTGGCGCCTTTGCTTGTGCCTGTGGTGCCGGGGCTTGGCTATGCGGCGTACCTGAAACTCCGTGAATCTAAGGATCATCGCCAGAAGACAACTGATTTTAACAACCCGTTCAAGCTGTTGCCTGCAATTAAGTTTGGCTTGGTCTTTACGGTGGTCATGTTCATCGCGAATGCGGCTCACGCTTATTTTGGCTCAGGTGCGTTGATGATTTGTAGCTTCTTGGGCGGTGCGGCTGAAATGGATGCCGTGGCGTTTTCGCTCATCGACATGTGCCGAAAGGCGACTCTTGAACACCACAACTTGATCTTGGCGCTCCTTTTTGCGAGCCTTGCCAATACGCTTACCAAGGGCTGCATGGTGTATTTCCTTGGGGCAAAGTCCATGCGCCGCCCGATTCTCCCGGCGGTGGGGCTTATCTGCGGCGTGTCCGTAGTGATGATTGGAATTTATTCGGTGGTATAA
- a CDS encoding hydroxymethylpyrimidine/phosphomethylpyrimidine kinase, with protein MSEKMKFALTIAGFDGSAGAGILADVKAMAHFGVFSESVCTALTQQNEDEFVAPGWVIWERIEAQLETLFAKRQFKFVKIGLVEKAKVLQRIVEFVREKSPDAYIIWDPIASASAGFHFMRSAEREEFMPVMKQIDLVTPNLDEFGFLGFEQAASRGKFEFGKDFALLLKGGHSTDDEAVDTLWDKDGKQYKFTSPRIPGNGKHGTGCHLSSAILANLALGHTLPESCQIAKNYLTELLQSGEGRLAKDF; from the coding sequence ATGTCTGAAAAAATGAAATTTGCATTGACTATCGCAGGCTTCGATGGCTCTGCGGGCGCTGGAATTTTAGCGGATGTTAAGGCGATGGCGCATTTTGGCGTGTTCAGTGAATCTGTTTGTACCGCACTCACGCAACAGAACGAAGATGAATTTGTTGCGCCAGGATGGGTTATCTGGGAACGCATCGAAGCGCAACTTGAAACGTTGTTTGCCAAGCGCCAGTTCAAATTCGTGAAAATCGGGCTTGTCGAAAAAGCGAAGGTCTTACAGCGAATTGTAGAATTTGTCCGTGAAAAGTCTCCGGATGCCTACATTATCTGGGATCCGATTGCAAGTGCTTCGGCGGGTTTCCATTTTATGCGCTCGGCAGAACGCGAAGAATTTATGCCGGTGATGAAGCAGATTGATTTGGTCACTCCGAATCTGGACGAGTTCGGATTCCTGGGATTTGAACAGGCTGCTTCTCGCGGAAAGTTTGAATTCGGGAAGGATTTCGCCTTGCTTTTGAAGGGCGGGCATTCGACGGATGACGAAGCCGTTGATACCTTGTGGGACAAGGACGGTAAACAGTACAAGTTCACGAGTCCGCGAATCCCGGGAAATGGCAAACATGGCACTGGCTGCCATCTGTCATCGGCTATTTTAGCGAACTTGGCGCTTGGGCATACGCTCCCGGAATCCTGCCAAATAGCGAAGAATTACCTCACCGAGCTATTGCAAAGTGGCGAGGGGCGATTGGCTAAAGACTTTTAA